The genomic DNA TGCTCCCGGAGCCACCCGGCGACGCGGAGGCTGCGCATCCCGTGATGGCAGTGCACGATCAGCAGCCGATCGCGGTGCGATTCGAGCTCGCCAAGGCGCTGCGGAATCTCCTGCGTCGGGATCAGCACCGCCCCGTCGATCCGAGCCAGGGCGAATTCCTCGGCTGTCCGGCAATCGAGCAGGAGGGGACGCGGCGAACTGCCAGTCGCGGCAATCGCCGCCGCGGCCGTGTGGACGTCGATCTCGAGCGGCACGGGAGCATCGTCAGCCATCGAGTCGATCCCCTGCGAATCACCCGATCACATCAAACAAAAAGCGGCGGCCGGGAAGCTTCGCTCCCCGGCCGCCGTTGAACTGGCATCGAATCGAAACCGCCTCCCGACACGGAAAGCGAGGATCGATCACGGCTCGGTGACGTTCTCGCCCGAGTCGCGGCTGATCAGGGCATAGTAGATCGTCGGATCGATGTCCGACGACAGCGTTTTGACAGAACCGTCGCAGTACGTGTGCATCACCAAGCCACCCGAGTGCTCGCTCGACGGGCCCCATGCGGAGTTACCAAGCGGGAACCGGGCGTACGCAGTGTTTGCCTGACCGACACGGGTCGTCGCCGCGGCGGACGGACCATACTGCAAGGCACAGTTGGCACCCGCTACGTTGGTCCAGACGCCGTTGACGAGCGTGGGCATGGCGGTCGAGTCGCCGGACAGACCCGTCACATACGCACACGCCCCATCCATCCACGACGAGTTGCCACCTTCCTTCGACTCGGCGATGCAGATCGTCTTCGAGGTGCCGTCCCGCATTGCGGCAAGGTTCAGGCCGAAGTAGGGGAGATTGTCGTTGGCTTCG from Planctomycetota bacterium includes the following:
- a CDS encoding rhodanese-like domain-containing protein; this translates as MADDAPVPLEIDVHTAAAAIAATGSSPRPLLLDCRTAEEFALARIDGAVLIPTQEIPQRLGELESHRDRLLIVHCHHGMRSLRVAGWLRE